Within Ipomoea triloba cultivar NCNSP0323 chromosome 9, ASM357664v1, the genomic segment GTTCAACTTCTGGTATACtcatattttatgatttttttcacTAAGTAAACTTTGCTCATGCataaaaattttgtacttttagataataaattatgtgcaaCGAACTTGTgacattcaaatataaaaaccatataaaatatttaaatatataattaaagtaaCATTTTAAGAATTTTTAGAATGAGCCACATAGTTTAAGATTAGACTAGTAAGAAAAGCCATTGAGTTGTTCGTTTTCCAAAGGCTTCAACTTCCTTAATAACTTTGATACAACTTTTTCAAACTCAAATCCACCAACTAAATGACCCTTGATTTAACTAAAGTCACAATCACTTGCCCACTTGCTCTAAACTTTTCATAACAAGTAATGTATTTAACTATAATAATTGTagattgtcaaaaaaaaaaaaaaactataataattgtatatgattaacttttaacaaaaaaaattatttattcatgatACTTAATAATGTTGGATTATAATACATTATACTCTGATAAATCCtccatattatttaatataaaattttatttaaggGCTGACAATCTCCACAAAATCCGAACCTCGTTCTATCATTTGTTAAGTTATTTAAGGGCTGACATGCTTGACATCCATCAATTGAGAAGGGTCTCGATAATTGTAGCTtgttgatcttttttttttttttttatatataaattatatttactttgaAATTCAATgctatttaatataatatttggtaCTAATAATCATAAAGCACAAGGAACATTTTCATAGGATATATGGCATTTAACCAATgtcgttttattttttattttaattttctttgttttgtttccTTTGAAAAGTTCATGCGTTGCTTGCAGTGTTACGATTTGGTGATGGGATGGAGGCTGGAGGTGTCTGATTGGAGAGAGGGCAACCTATAGGCGTGACAGATAACACACCTAATAGCtttgtctttttatattttgtttattatgCATAATTTAGGGGTTGGCCACATAGCTAAGCTAGGTGtcaatcaataaataattcCTTCTAATTTATAATATCTTATTATCTTATCTTGcttcaaattaataattaataattaaaataaaaactaatcaTAAGAGAAAAAGGAAATAGTTATCTGATGAGGGGCAGAAACAAATGAGAATATAGCGCGCAATTTTTTTCAATACTCAATTTCTTTTAAACTAATAAGGCTGCTCTTAAAAGTTTTAGTTGAATTAGTCAATAAGTTTATTGACTTAAGGTTTTAAGattaggtaaataaaatttttgttaataaaaaaaaaaacaacttgaTTAATTCAATAACATGAGTGGGCAAACTTAAAATCAAGTGGATCAGTATTcttattcaatatgtaaatttagAAAAAAGAATCCCACACATTCAAGAAAAATGGActacttttttattattttcttttcatcactTCCTAACAAAATCAACAAATATCGCGAAAATTCTATTATCATGAAATCCACTTATAATTTTCTATTTAGAAATGGATATATCATTATTTTGTTCAAATTAGAGTGGACCCCACAATTAATCAACCCACTGCTAATTCCTTTCATAATGGGCCCCATGAGTGGTCTGTCCAAACTCCAAAGCACAATCTTCTTCGACTcttgaaataaaagaaaaagaaaaatctctTCAATTGTTTGCTTTTGCTTATATTAATGTTACCccaattttgttaaaataaatactacacatataattttatttacttgtaTTATCTTTTAAATaagattaataaaaataaaaaaatagttttctttcattatatttaaaaattgcataTGCAGTAATTAAGATAACCATTAAATAGATTGAATatgtacttatttatttttgttttatctttttttttttttaaaaaattctgtCCTATTTTTAAAACTCTAGTTCTCTTATTTGGTCAAAATTTTAGACTAATGTATTTAAATCTGATTGTGACTCTTCAAGAATTATATTGACTTAAAACATttctattattgttattaagttttaaaatcaTGAATGCTACCATTTAAAAGAAGCCACCAAGTCACCAACACCTGGTCACTTATCAATTTTCCTCTACCCCACCCAAACAATTTTGTCTTTGGAAGTGTGCTATAAGTGGATAGAAATTTTTTTGACTTGAGCAGTTACCTATTTAGACAGTGAAAATTCTGGattacactaaaaaaaattcagtcTACAAATAATAATTGGCAATATTGACATTCACAGAATTACAATTAACCCATCAGTACaaatttataatgaaattacataaataatttaGGATTTTAAGTTTAAACCAATAACTGAAAAATACAAATGAAAAGTGAGGTGGAGGTGCTACCGATAGAAACTTGATTTGTGATGTTAGAGGTACAGTCACGAATGACAGGACAAGTGAAGCTtgaaggtttgcgtaatataaggtaatataaatatctaaacaTTTTAAAGTGACGTGATTTTAAACGGTATTTAAAAATTCGTATACTCATTAATACAAGtacaagtttaaaaaaaaaaaaaaaagaagaaaaaagtgcAGGCACTGCCCCATTGCCCCATTGTTGCTCCCCATACAGGTAatggaaaacaaagaaaagtgTAAAGAAAGTATAAATAATACTGTAGGTGAAAATTAGTGAATCTTCTGTATTGGATTTTTTTCCTTGGACTAGGGACAGCTCATCCTATACAATGAAAATAACAGATATGATGATGAGGCAATTGCCCATTGTTGACGGTTTAGCATCTTCTTAATTGCCTGCATCAAGGGCAAAGGCACTGAAAGAACAAAAGAAGTGGGCATTATAGTCTTTTCACTGTTCATCAGTCAGCACCAGCCACCCCGTGCCTTGTCTTGTCTCCACAACGAAAAAACAATTTAGTAACAAAAACCTGTTAGTTTCACTCTTTgctgtttctttctttcttgaatTTTCTCTCTCCATCAAAGGATTCATCTTTGTTCCTGAGTTCTTCAAGATTTTGCTGTGATTTCTGCAAGGTAATTGTTTATGTTTCTTGTATTCATAGATTCTCTGCTGCCATATTCACAAAGCTTAGCCTTTCTGATCATGTTAATGCTTTTTATGCTCTCTGATGCTTCTGAGACTAATTCTAGCAGAAAAGCTatctaattttgttattttctttagtatggTTTCCCTAAAAATTGCTTCTTTTTGCTTATACTTTTTGTTCATGGTTTGTAATCTTTGCCCAGTTTACTGTGATCTTCCCATATCTGTCTTGGGTTTTATATGCTTGAATTGATGGATTTTCTGCACCATGTTCAtatggatattgatatggtcgGTTCAAAGAATATGCTCTTTAAGCCCTCTGTTTTAGATATTCAAGAATGATGGTGATCAGAATCTTATTTTGCTGGTATCAGTTCTCTTGTACTTTGGTTGGCTTAGGATATACTGATATAAAGTTAAAGACTTCTCAGATTCGTTGACTTGCCCACAAAACACGAAATTCGCTCGTCGCACATCCCAGCCCGACAATATAGTAGAGTGATAAATAAAGTTGACTCAACCCCTCATTAGGTGGAAGGACCAGTGTCTGGGATAGACGGATTGACTTTATACATGACTTTGCAGCTCTTATTTGGAATTAATTACTCGAGGAAGACAAACAATTTCATAGATAGTTAGGGTGTTTTCTATTTACtgttcttaattttaatttttccggTTTTATTGATCAAGTACCTTAGATAATATTAAGCCTGCTTGTGATGTGATTTTAGGCACCCAAATTGGGGAGGCAATGGTCTAGTTGCCATGGTTTCTGTAATTAGTTTTGGATTGAATAAGATTGTTCTTAGCAACGGAGTGTTTCTTAGTTTGAGGAGATTGATTAGTTTGAATGTTTCTTAATGTGCAATTGATCCTCATATACAGGACTATACATTCGTCCAAGTCACAGATGAGGAGATTGATTAGTTGAAGAAGTTTGTTTAAACTTAATTTACAGTAATCATGAACATTGATGAAGCTACAACGTTCAAAGATCAGAAGGAAAAATTGAATACTTTTCTTGAGGTGATCTTGAAGATGATTCCAGTTTTCCTGTTTACTTTACATTTTGTTATTATAGCATAGACACATAGTCACTGATTTTTCTATTACCTCCATCTTCCAGATTGCTGATACAGAGAAACAATTGTTGGCTGCAATCTATTCTAAAGGTTTGTTGAATAAAGATGTCCAAGATCTTTATCACAAAGCCCGTTCTAGTTATGAGAATATCATTTTGAATGATTATGAAGTTTTGGGGCTTCAAGAGGTTGAGTACTCTTTATGGAAGCTTCACTATAAGCACATTGATGAGTTCCGCAAAAGGATTCGACAAGCTAATgctgagaaaaagaaaagtgaagCTTCAGAGTCGGATACAAATTCCCATCTAGACGTTGACAAACATATGGAAGGATTCAAGTCATTTCTATCTGAAGTGACTGATTTTTACCAAGATTTGGTCAAAAAGCTGAGGAAGAGCTGTGGTCTTACATCGGAGGTCTTTCTACGTAAGAAGGGCAGCCCCTTGTGTTCAACTGAACATTTGAAATTCCCTCAGTGTCAATATGCTTGCCATCGTTTTCTAGTTTGTCTTGGAGATCTAGCCAGGTACACCGAACTTTGTAAGAAGCCCGATGCCTGCAAGTGGTCAGTTTCTGCTGCGTATTACCTGGAAGCATCCCGGATTTGGCCAGATAGTGGGAACCCCCATAATCAGGTAGTGTTTGTACCGCTTTCCAGATTTTGAAGAAAATGCTACTTCTTGAAATGCTTTTCCTTAATCTATGCTTGCTGAAATGTGGCAAGATGATAATAACTTTTGGAGAGTGATATATTTATAATCTAAGTTCGTTTGCAGCTGGCACTCTTGGCAACATACATTAGTGATGCGTTTCTTGCTTTGTATCACTGTGTAAGAAGTTTGGCTGTCAAGGAGCCGTTTCCTGATGCCTGGAATAACCTCATGTTGCTCTTTGAGGAGGTAAGCTTGTTATTTTCACCCTTCCCGCCTTTCTATTCTCAAATTGTTGaaactataaatctataatcgtATGGTACTaaatttgtctctttttttcCCCGGCTGTAGTGATCCCATTGGACTTCAATGATTAATTTGTCattactttttaaattcccGCAGAACAGGTCATCTCATTTTCATTCCCTTTCCAATGGGGCGTACATTGATTTGCTAAAACCATCGGAGAAAACTTCCTTGCAAACTGTATCTCAAGCAAGCTATGGTTCTTCAAACATCAATAAATTGGAATCCAATGGAAGTGTTTCCTCAGAAAAATCTGATATATGGCCTCTGTTTGTCAGATTGATAAGTTTCTTTCTAGTGATATCCAGGTacatattgaaaaatattatccaTTTCTTGTGCTTAGATGACCATGTAGTTTTAACTACCAGATATTCTAGATACACCAATCAATAtctttttttgagtgacgagggaaacctgtAGCCACTACCCAAGGGTGTGCATTAGGCAACCCCGCCTTGTAATCTTGGTCGGCAAAGGACCATAAGGAAGTAAACTAGCCTAGGTTGGGCTACTCCCACTGGGAGTTAAAACTTGTAACCtcgtggttaccaagtcaacagccTGATCAACTTGGCTAGGATTGCCCCCAccatttagtttttattttaaagatttGTTGTCATCTAGACCTGTTTCAAATGGTTGATTAGTCTGCAAATGATTTAGTGATTAGTAAACCTTTTGAGTCTTAGATATTAATGTAACCACATTGAGCATTAGATATCAAATGTCCATTTTCTTAATGCAGTTTAGAGGATTTTTCCCACACACTAGCCTCCACTGTGAGACAATTGGAAGCTCTGATGGCATTAGGCGATGAGGAACTAAAGGCTGCACTGGAATCCTATCAGCATATGGATCCATCTAGAAGCGGCCCATATCGTGCCCTTCAACTTGTCACCATATTCATCTATATCATCCACAGCCTGACTGAAAGTGGGGAAGGGGAGGTGATGAAAGCAGAAAACAAGGAGTCTGATCTGACAAAATTGGCACTTGCAGCCATTTTCATTTGCACTGGTCGTCTTATCGAGAGATGTCTGAAAGGAAGCCATCCGGAAGTATGTCCACTCTTACCCGCTGTGTTGGTGTTTGCTGAATGGCTAGGTAACACACTTCAAAGAGCAGAAGCATATGCTGCAGACGAAAGGGTAAGGAGTTCTATGTCTTACTTTTTCGGTGCTTTTTCTGATCTTCTGAACCGACTTGAACTCAGTGAGAATGAAATTGCTCTGGACTATGCTGCTCTTTGGGAAGACTATGAGCTTAGGGGTTTTGATCCACTGGCACATGCACACATGACACTAGATTTCACAGGTCATCAGGAATGTGTGGACAACTTCAGTAGTATGAGTACATGTAGGTCATGGCGAATATTTCTTGCTGCAAAAAAACTTTCAGGTAAGTCCAGGGACTCGAATAAGTGGATCATGTATGATGAATTGGTTAAAAAGTTCTACACAGTGAAATCCCGATGTCCAGACCAAGTGAATTCAAGTATTCAACCACAAGAATTGCATGAGCACGAATCGGGGAACACAAATGAGCACATGGAAAGTCTTAACAGCCAGTCTGTTACTGCTGAAGAGGAAGAAGTCATTCTCTTTAAGCCTATCATGAGACATAATTCAGCACCGATATATACATCCACCCCCGGTAGTGATCAATTCTCTGTTGAAGGCGTAAAGGAAGTCACAACAACTCTTTCAGATGAATCCTTACGTCGTTCCACATCTTTGATCACCGGGCAAAACCTGACAGGTCTTGATCCTTTAAGTTTTTACCCTGATACCGCTAATTCTAGATATACGAAGCCATTCAAGCCACAAGAGCCTACCTTGAGGGACTCTGCAGCTTATCCTGCTGGACCTCCATCTCTCAATGCTTGGGTCCTTGACAGTGGAAGTTCGAGAAAAGAAAGAGGTGTAAGGGGTTTGAATATGCACAAGTTAAGCCCTATCGAGGAATTAGCCTCGCAATCCTTCAATAACCTCTCCATCAATGAAACAAAGGATCCCATAACCAGTTCTAGCCATGTTTCTGTAGCTCCTCCTTATGTAACTCCGGTGCCTTCTGCCCCACTGTTGCCAGAAGATGCTTCTTGGTTTAAAGGAAACTCATTGGGCTTTCCCGAGTTCAAAAGCCCTTCAGCAACTAAGGAAGGCAATGGTATTCTTGGTGCACCACCAGTTAGTGGATACTCAAGCCGGTTAACAACTCGTGGACCATTTGATTTTGTGGCAGGACCTCCTGGTTTTGTTGATGGATACCCACCACAGATTGGGATGAGTTCTTCTGAGTGGCTCTATCACTATAGGAACACTCAAAATGTTGAGCGGGTTAACAACAATAATCACCTATGGCCTTCTCACCTAAACGCACCAACTACCCTTGGGAACGTGAGTACAACTAATGTTGCCAGGTTTGATTTTCTAGACCAATGGGGAAACCGTTTGGTTTCAAGTCCAATGGTGTATTTGGAAAGCCCACAATTGCTTCCAAGTCCTCTCATGTACAGCGTAGTAGATGAACAAAGGCGGGATAAGCCTCTACTTAGCTACCAGAGACCGTCTCCTTATTCTTTTGGTACCGCTATGGAGTTGAAACCAGAGCAACCAATTTTGCCACACTATCTAAAAGACGGAGAATGGCAAGTACAG encodes:
- the LOC116029379 gene encoding protein SMG7L-like, translated to MNIDEATTFKDQKEKLNTFLEIADTEKQLLAAIYSKGLLNKDVQDLYHKARSSYENIILNDYEVLGLQEVEYSLWKLHYKHIDEFRKRIRQANAEKKKSEASESDTNSHLDVDKHMEGFKSFLSEVTDFYQDLVKKLRKSCGLTSEVFLRKKGSPLCSTEHLKFPQCQYACHRFLVCLGDLARYTELCKKPDACKWSVSAAYYLEASRIWPDSGNPHNQLALLATYISDAFLALYHCVRSLAVKEPFPDAWNNLMLLFEENRSSHFHSLSNGAYIDLLKPSEKTSLQTVSQASYGSSNINKLESNGSVSSEKSDIWPLFVRLISFFLVISSLEDFSHTLASTVRQLEALMALGDEELKAALESYQHMDPSRSGPYRALQLVTIFIYIIHSLTESGEGEVMKAENKESDLTKLALAAIFICTGRLIERCLKGSHPEVCPLLPAVLVFAEWLGNTLQRAEAYAADERVRSSMSYFFGAFSDLLNRLELSENEIALDYAALWEDYELRGFDPLAHAHMTLDFTGHQECVDNFSSMSTCRSWRIFLAAKKLSGKSRDSNKWIMYDELVKKFYTVKSRCPDQVNSSIQPQELHEHESGNTNEHMESLNSQSVTAEEEEVILFKPIMRHNSAPIYTSTPGSDQFSVEGVKEVTTTLSDESLRRSTSLITGQNLTGLDPLSFYPDTANSRYTKPFKPQEPTLRDSAAYPAGPPSLNAWVLDSGSSRKERGVRGLNMHKLSPIEELASQSFNNLSINETKDPITSSSHVSVAPPYVTPVPSAPLLPEDASWFKGNSLGFPEFKSPSATKEGNGILGAPPVSGYSSRLTTRGPFDFVAGPPGFVDGYPPQIGMSSSEWLYHYRNTQNVERVNNNNHLWPSHLNAPTTLGNVSTTNVARFDFLDQWGNRLVSSPMVYLESPQLLPSPLMYSVVDEQRRDKPLLSYQRPSPYSFGTAMELKPEQPILPHYLKDGEWQVQPESQYRAPSFMGN